From a region of the Mauremys mutica isolate MM-2020 ecotype Southern chromosome 12, ASM2049712v1, whole genome shotgun sequence genome:
- the LOC123346892 gene encoding olfactory receptor 6N1-like: MADRDWRNQTVVTEFIFLGFGELPDLQILLFVMFIVIYIATVSGIIIIALVVADQHLHTPMYFFLGNLSCLETCYSSTILPQMLANLLTGDKTISFSGCFTQLYFFCALAATECYLLATMSYDRYLAICKPLHYSARMKTRFCLQLAAGSWLNGYLATAIFVLFMSHLIFCGPNEIDHFYCDPVPLMEFSCSDTHLIVLLDFVLACVFTLPPFLLTLTSYVCILTTILRIPSTTGRQKAFSTCSSHLIVVTIYYGTLMVVYMLPKRNTLSFLNKVLSLCSTVLTPLVNPLIYSLRNREVKEALSKAVSKYVAFTKTCRDA; this comes from the coding sequence atggcagacagagactggAGAAATCAAACAGTTGTCACAGAATTCATCTTCCTGGGATTTGGGGAACTTCCTGACCTGCAAATTCTACTCTTCGTGATGTTTATAGTGATCTACATCGCAACCGTGAGTGGGATCATCATCATTGcactagttgtggctgatcagcaccttcacacccccatgtacttcttcctggggaacttgtcctgcttggagacctgctactcCTCAACCATTCTGCCCCAGATGCTGGCCaatctcctgactggggacaaaaCCATCTCATTCAGTGGCTGCTTCACACAACTCTATTTCTTTTGTGCTCTGGCAGCTACAGAATGCTATCTCCTAGCAacgatgtcttatgatcggtatttagcgatatgtaaacccctgcactATTCAGCTCGTATGAAGACCAGATTTTGCCTCCAGCTGGCTGCTGGGTCATGGCTGAATGGTTATTTGGCTACTGCCATATTTGTATTATTCATGTCTCATTTAATATTCTGTGGCCcgaatgaaattgaccatttctattgTGATCCCGTCCCACTGATGGAATtctcctgcagtgacacacaCCTGATCGTATTGCTAGATTTCGTACTGGCCTGTGTATTCACCCTGCCTCCATTCCTACTAACACTGACATCCTATGTGTGTATCCtcaccaccatcctgagaatcccttccaccactgggaggcaaaaggcattttccacctgctcctctcacctcattgtaGTGACGATTTACTATGGAACCCTAATGGTTGTCTACATGCTACCGAAACGCAACACATTAAGCTTCCTCAACAAAGTGCTCTCTCTTTGCTCtacagtcctgactcccctggtaaaccccctcatttacagcctgagaaacagagaggtcaaggaagccTTGAGCAAAGCAGTAAGTAAATATGTGGCTTTCACAAAAACATGCAGAGATGCCTAG